From Stigmatopora nigra isolate UIUO_SnigA chromosome 17, RoL_Snig_1.1, whole genome shotgun sequence, a single genomic window includes:
- the skor2 gene encoding SKI family transcriptional corepressor 2 has protein sequence MDKSQLSSPNNIIMTNSTGPYPEEALTPPRPSNHHSSSSLSSPSPSSSSSPLKPNQVGQVVLYGVPIVSLVIDHNERLCLAQISNTLLKNYSYNEIHNRRVALGITCVQCTPVQLEILRRAGAMPISSRRCGMITKREAERLCKSFLGENMPPKLPDNFAFDVSHECAWGCRGNFIPARYNSSRAKCIKCSFCNMYFSPNKFIFHSHRTPDAKYTQPDAANFNSWRRHLKLSDKVPADELVYAWEDVKAMFNGGSRKRALPSAGHCHSMGPLKSVGSVIPHMMAGDMNTQKRGHYDDEDDLEAGRLSPHKTPRSYPVIPVPSKSFGVLQKFPPASLFPSPYPFPAFGLCQQKKEDGELSAGNKGTGLSGLLWPGRKDAFYPPFCMFWPPRAAGGIPVPTYLQPQPSLSSLADNSSLRQAFLDLSDASEAISGNGVSANMTPANGSAANRSALFDPDCSTVTPDLRPVTSENWLKLLDNSTLQSRKPSYGSAFRPVVKDVESIAKLHGNGGGVSSVTDDESGVATAGSDCHPRLSPGSSCSYGSESGGEGDGRDTEEDGEVDVESSKQEEEEGSFTRRLPQTQTELFLPTVSNGEEQGQMRGSMTTYPCASPLSSLDPVRQESPSLSASSPTSLPLPSSSPPRREEPSYKNVDKNRNEGLPPYATKDTMSDEDKEQNKFFGAENESSASAPDYWRENSGDQNQGPASPMQLKKDLENMEREELQKVLLEQIDFRRRLEQEFHALKGTSPFPVFHNFQDQMKRELAYRDEMVQHLHMIPYGNIIRKEKIAHLNK, from the exons ATGGACAAGTCTCAACTTTCCAGCCCGAACAACATTATCATGACAAATTCAACAGGCCCCTACCCGGAGGAAGCCCTGACTCCTCCCCGGCCCAGTAACCACCACTCCTCGTCGTCTTTATCTTCGCCCTCACCCTCATCGTCCTCCTCGCCCCTCAAGCCCAACCAGGTCGGCCAGGTGGTCCTGTACGGTGTTCCGATTGTATCGTTGGTCATCGATCACAACGAGAGACTTTGCCTGGCGCAGATTTCCAACACGCTGCTGAAAAACTACAGTTACAACGAGATACATAACCGCCGGGTGGCACTGGGCATCACTTGTGTCCAGTGCACACCCGTCCAATTGGAAATCCTTCGCCGTGCCGGGGCAATGCCCATCTCATCGCGGCGCTGCGGCATGATAACTAAACGGGAGGCAGAGCGCCTTTGCAAATCCTTCTTAGGGGAGAACATGCCTCCCAAACTTCCTGACAACTTTGCCTTTGACGTGAGCCACGAGTGCGCTTGGGGCTGCCGCGGCAACTTCATCCCCGCGCGCTACAATAGTTCACGGGCCAAATGTATAAAGTGCTCCTTCTGCAACATGTACTTCTCACCGAACAAGTTCATCTTTCATTCCCATCGCACGCCGGACGCCAAATACACCCAGCCTGATGCGGCCAACTTCAATTCCTGGCGGCGGCACCTCAAACTTAGCGACAAAGTTCCAGCCGACGAATTAGTTTATGCCTGGGAAGACGTGAAGGCTATGTTCAACGGAGGAAGTCGTAAAAGGGCATTGCCCTCGGCGGGCCACTGTCATTCCATGGGCCCTTTGAAGAGCGTAGGCTCGGTGATTCCTCACATGATGGCAGGCGACATGAATACTCAGAAAAGAGGCCACTATGATGACGAAGACGACCTGGAAGCGGGCCGCTTGTCTCCCCATAAGACGCCGCGTAGCTACCCTGTCATCCCCGTGCCGAGCAAAAGCTTCGGCGTACTCCAAAAGTTTCCCCCCGCGTCGCTTTTCCCCTCGCCGTACCCCTTTCCAGCGTTTGGCCTCTGTCAGCAGAAAAAAGAGGATGGTGAGCTTTCAGCCGGAAACAAAGGAACGGGACTGTCGGGTCTTTTGTGGCCCGGGCGTAAGGATGCTTTTTATCCTcctttttgcatgttttggccTCCCAGGGCAGCAGGCGGCATCCCTGTGCCGACGTACCTGCAGCCTCAGCCCAGCCTTTCCTCCCTGGCCGACAATAGCTCCCTGAGGCAGGCCTTCCTAGACCTGTCCGACGCCTCCGAAGCCATCAGCGGCAATGGCGTGAGCGCAAACATGACCCCTGCTAATGGAAGCGCTGCAAATAGATCAGCTCTCTTTGACCCCGACTGCTCGACGGTCACCCCTGACCTCCGGCCTGTGACTTCAGAAAACTGGCTCAAACTATTGGACAACTCTACGCTGCAAAGTAGAAAGCCCAGCTACGGCTCGGCCTTCCGCCCTGTCGTTAAGGATGTGGAAAGCATTGCTAAGCTCCACGGCAACGGCGGGGGCGTCAGCAGCGTGACGGACGACGAGTCGGGGGTCGCTACTGCTGGCTCGGACTGTCACCCGCGGCTGTCGCCTGGCAGCAGCTGCAGTTACGGCAGTGAAAGTGGGGGTGAAGGGGATGGGAGAGACACCGAGGAAGATGGAGAGGTGGATGTTGAGTCCTCCaaacaggaagaggaagaggggaGCTTCACAAGGCGGCTCCCACAAACGCAAACCGAACTGTTCCTGCCCACGGTGAGCAACGGCGAAGAACAGGGTCAAATGAGGGGAAGCATGACAACATATCCCTGCGCTTCGCCTCTCTCCTCTTTGGACCCCGTTCGGCAGGAGTCCCCCAGCCTGTCGGCCTCTTCACCCACCAGCTTGCCCCTGCCCAGCTCCAGCCCACCGCGCAGAGAAGAGCCTTCCTACAAAAAC GTGGACAAAAACAGAAATGAAGGACTACCTCCATATGCAACCAAAGACACCATGTCAG atgaggaCAAAGAGCAGAACAAGTTCTTCGGGGCAGAGAATGAGTCATCAGCATCAGCACCCGACTACTGGAGAGAAAACTCAG gGGATCAAAACCAAGGGCCTGCTTCTCCTATGCAGCTGAAGAAAGATTTAGAGAATATGGAGAGAG AAGAGCTCCAGAAGGTACTTTTGGAGCAGATCGACTTCAGGAGGAGACTGGAGCAAGAATTTCATGCTTTGAAGGGAACCTCCCCATTTCCTGTCTTCC ATAATTTCCAAGACCAGATGAAAAGAGAGCTTGCCTACAGAGACGAGATGGTTCAACATTTACATATG ATTCCTTACGGAAACATTATTAGAAAAGAAAAGATCGCCCATCTTAATAAATAG